ctaacccttgtCGTAAACCTAACCTTAACATAAgctgtaaccctatccctaactttaaccctaaccctaaccctacctgtaaccctaacactaacgctggctgtttccttatctttaaccctagctgtaaccttaacccaaaccctaagCCGAACTATAACCCCAAACCAAACCCTAACACTAGctctaatcctaaccctaacccagggTGTAAaataaaccctaaccctatcccaagctgtaaccttaaccctatccctaaccttagctctaaccctaacccaaaccattgctgtaaccctaaccctagctgtaaacttaactctaaccctagctgtaaccctaactttaACCCTAGCAGaacccctaaccctcacccttgctgtaaccctaaccctaaccctaaacctagctgtaagcctaaccctaaccctagctgtaaccttaaccaTAATCTTAcctgtaactctaaccctaaacctagctgtaCCCCCAACCCAAACCCTACATgaaaccctaaccataaccctaaccctaaatcaagctgtaaccctaaccctaacacgatttgtaaccctaactctaacccttgctgtaacccAAACACTAACCCTGACCCAAACCCTAGCCATTACCCTAATcctaaacctagctgtaacccttatccaacccctaaccctaattctaaccctagctgtaaccctaatctTAACCCTATCTTTAACTggaaccataaccctaaccctagctgtaaccctaaccttaacctcaAAACTAGCTTAAACCCTAACCCGAGCTGGagcctaaaccctaaccctagctgtcaccctaacactaaccctaaccctagctgtaaccctaaccctaaccctatctgaAACCCTTACCCTTGCTCTAATCCTAatcctaactctaaccctagctggattcctatccctatccctaaaGGTATCTGTAAATCTAACTTTAACACTAGctgtgaccctaaccctaacccaagccgtaaccctaaccctaaccatagctgtaaccctaacactatCCCTAACACGAACAATTGTCATAAGCCAAACCATAACCCTTGTTGtagccctatccctaaccctaatcctaatcccagttgaaaccctaaccctaaccctagctgtaactgtgaccctaaacctaaccctaaccttagctgtaaccctaaccctaaccctaactgaaCCCCTAACATTAATACTAACCCTACCTTATGGCAAGCTGCCTCTTCAACATAAACATATAGTGctttatttatgttaataaaacattaacttAACCATGCTTCTAAATCCATTGTTTCTAATCTCAGCTCAAAACTCCAATTTTATTCTCTCCACTTGTCGGACAcaggcctacattttttttcgTACAAACATAAACTCATAGTTTGTGACCACCCCATAACTCTTTAATGCTTGTTTGATATTTCGTTTTGATATAAAtttcactttattatttttcattgaaagaCCGAGTTTTCTTAATAAATCTCTGTGTTTGAAATCGTTTAGTGAACAAACTTTCGGGTTTGTGAACTGACAAAGAGTCTCCGCATATTGTGTTTCACTTATTTTTGGTTAAATGAtagactgaactgaaatgaaatgttgaatgcctgtttgtttttttcgtttGGGTATTAATTATACTTTGCTCATTTTCCTCGAAAGACagagttttttgtttatctctGTGTTTGACATTGTTCAGTGAACGAATTTTCGGAGAGTGAATTGACGGAGTGTTTAGACGCATGTTGCGGTCTCACTTAATTTTGGTGAAATTAAAGATTCTTcgttgaactgaactgaaaaatttACAGTGAACTATATAATTTCAGAGTTTTGTGAACATTATTATGGACTGTAATGGAGCATTTTCGgcctttctgttctgttttcgGTCCATTTTCCTcagacctctctcattaacaaggtatTTTTGCCCgcagaactgccactcacagatttctttatttatttatttattttattttttatttttgctttatatatttattgcagccacatgattcactgtttAGAGGAGCAGGCTAATTGCGTTAACAAGCtgatgtacctaataaagtggttACTGAACGTATAGCTACTGTTTGCATGGACAAAGTCCATCAGTTACTATTACATGCATGAGACCTGACCGGCAACCAAGGATTCATTTCTGTGAATGACGATGAAGCCTTATGTTTAAAAAGATTGGTAGAAGAACACTGCCACCATGTGGACAGTCTAGTTCTTTCACGCTACTTGACAACTGAGACTCAGGAGTCAGTCAGTTTGAGCTGTTCGAGAATAGTAATcttttaagagagagagagagagagagagagagagagcgagagagaataTTTTTCAAACGTAAAGTTCCTCTCTTTGGTATAAGAAGCCAAGTCTGGTTTGGGGCAAAAAGTTCCCTGGAGGACCTTAACCCAAGATAAACGTGTAAGTAGGCATATTCAGTTTGATTTTTAGTGGATGCAGCCACAAAAACGAACACTTACTTTGAGATAATTTATACTAGCCTTATCAGCTGTCAAATTAGTCTACATTTGAAATGATCAAATATATGAAAGGATGAAGACAAACGCATTTTGTTATGAAAGCCCTTGCAAATCCGGCGTGTATTTAACTCGAGAAATTAATTCGtgaaacataaatgaaaaagcCATTTGGCCTACTTGCCGACAGGCGCTTGAgctcttttattttaatttgtcaaaatatctgCCAGGAAAAATTTCCTTCAAATACCAATTTTTAAGCGTTCAATCCATTTAGTGTAATATCCAAAATGTACGCAATAACTTAGACAGGAAAATAGAGACTATTAAGAAACAGAGAGGCTTTTTGAGTAATAAGTAAATAACTGCGGgggcaaataaaatgtgttacttTGATGCATAAAACGGAACTGCGTCATGAGGGAAACGTCTGAGAAGTGTATGTAGGAGTAGGTGTGGATGATTGGAGAAATACGAGTTGTGCTGTTAAATTGGCTTACCTTCCTGTGAGCTAACCTAATGGCGCAGGAATTTTCCACTTTTCACAAGAAAACTAAATAATCGGATCCAGATATGTTATCTTGCCTGTTTATCGAGTATGTTTAATTCAAAATAACCAACGAAAACAGCAGCGGTCTTGGAATAAACAGATCTCGACCATCAGTTGTGGAACACAAGCTAATAATTTTAAGATTCTTGGGACTACACGATTACTATACAAATCAATGCCCATTCGTTTGCATACATCAAAATGGTCTAGACTTCTTGACTTAGTACACAGTCATGTTGTTTCTAGTAATAAAGCAACTGAGCTTTATTTATAAtggcattttaatgttttcagtaTTCTGATTTTATAAAGCGatacaggttaaactatacgcACGCAAAATTGGTGTTTTGGCTACAGGGAAGGCATCACGAGTTCAGCTTGCAAAATGCTCTGTCAGATAAATGCTTAATATACATTTCATTGTGTCTTTCAACGATAACACCCAAATAACAAAAGTGGTCGccctaaaatgaaaatgtgtccaCCACATGTTTTATTCTTCAGGACAGCCTGCGAATATCACCTcaataacctttatttaatcagaGAAGGCCACCTACGCGCGTGGCACGGGCCATACAATTCATCATATGGGGATGAAATGGTTAAGACAAACGATATCCTACTTAGAAGTAGCACAGTCTCGCTATGCGTGCGCCAACATACCCGCATGAAAAGTAAGCGCAGTGCTCTCCATCTGTCCCTTTCAAACTAGCTTCTCAATTGCACTGTAATGAGGATATACTGCACAACTAACTGCAAGACGGTGTGCCCAAGATCCCGTCTGTGTCACTCGCTTATTTTCGTGCACAGAAGTGAACATAAATTTAATCTCAATGGCaagatttattgttttacatatatttctACTGAAATGCTTAATTATTCTGGTAATTAGTCAGTCACAGTTCCAAGGGCTTGTAAAACCATGGAAGCACAGGATTCAATGGGAATATAACGGCCAGGTATATAGCTTACTGAGCACCGATACGGAATATCAAGCGCCGATACAGGCAAAAAGGGATACTCAATTTTATCTGAGCACCAAACGAGAAATTAATAGGCACTCTCTGTCTGCATCGACTGGCAGGTCATCCGGAGGCAGAGAAATGTATCTGAAAACCGAATTCCTAAAACATGATTTAAACCAAAATCATGGCAATATTCAACAAACAAATCATCACTCGAAAACCAATGTGCACAGACCAGAAGTTGGGCGCAACATTCCTGCTGCCTTTCGCACTTCTGGAGCGAGGAACCTGTTGTCTGGGTCATCCCATAGAAAACAGGTTGCAGGTTCCCCTGGCGCTCGAAGCGCGTCGGTGGGAGCGCGCTCTGGGGCAAATTCTACACCGTCGTTGACAATTAGCGAACCTACTGGCAACGGAGTtccaagaggaggaggaaatcATGCTCGTAATTACAATGTATTTGCTGTTTCAAGACGGGCTCATGCTTCTCCAGAAAGATCCACTGAGTTCCCCCGAGGTCTCGATGGTCGCGGAGGGTCTACAACAGCGGAAAGCAAGAATCCCGTAGATGAAGGCACAAGGGAACCTATTAATCCTCTCCGGTTGGAAACCAGTGACGGCGCAGCTCAAGTGAATGATCACAAGACACTTGTTGGTTATGATTCTAATTATGCTAGATCCCCGCATGTGCTTTCTGAAAATAGCAATGATGTTGGAAGAGAGAGTATTATGCCAGAGTCTGGCAAAACGGCAGACCCCAGTGATATGGTTGGAGATGATCCACGGTATCCCTTCATAAACAACGGGAACACCATTCTCTATAACGCCTACCGACCCCGTGGGAGAACAAGGGCTCCGACACGCCGTCCGCAAGGGTCTGGATACGGAACAAGATATTTTCTCAACGGTAAGGAAATAATCTCAGCTCATCATGTTGAAATAAGCCAGTGTTTACCTAAAATAGCTCACggtgttgttttctttttatggcAGGACTCCCGGACCTCATTCCGGACCCTTATTATATTCAAGCATCTACTTATATACAGCGCGTGCAGATGTACGCCTTAAGGTGTGCCGCCGAGGAGAACTGTCTGGCCAGGTAACTTAAGTGATTCTTTATACTTAAGTGATAGACTATCAGACCTGGTGGTATTTTTAAGACGCGGATATGATGGTATAAGCTAATTACTATTTACAACCTGACAGACATGGCCGATATATGGGTAGTCTACTTTTGATAAGTCGCAGATGTTTAACGGAAATGTAGATGTGATcaaatatttgtgtaatttcCTTTTCGGTACCTAGAAAACCTAATAGGCCATATATAAACAACACAACTGAAAAACGTAGCCTCCGTGGATTCTTCATTTTATGTATTCAAGGTCAGCGTACAGGCGAAGTGTCAGAGACATTGACTTCAGGATGCTGCTTCGGTTCCCCCAGAGGGTGAAGAATCAAGGCACAGCAGACTTCCTTCCTCTGAAGCCCCGGCACCAGTGGGAATGGCATAGCTGCCATCAGTGAGTTCACACCAAATGCGTATCTCCAAAGACAGTTGtaataaaatcaaaaggaaTATAAAAAGAACAGTTGAAATGGCCggggaaataaacacatttagcaTAATTACTGTTTGGTAGCGTTACATTCACTTATAAATTGGCCAGGGAAATGTCCATAACTTGCACTTACTTTTTGAAGTCTTAATTGGCAAAACTCTGCCACAGAGATCACCCTTTTCCCCCAGATTTCTGCTTGTGCCCAACCTAACCCAATCCGGGACATTCAATTTTAGGCATTACCACAGCATGGATGCCTTTAGCACCTACGACTTGCTAGATGTGTCCACTGGGCGGAAAGTCGCTGAGGGACACAAAGCAAGTTTCTGCTTGGAGGACACCACCTGTGATCCAGGATTCCAAAGGCGATATgcctgcacagcacacacacaggtatgctgAATGCATTAGCTTCTGAAATTAATCAGCATTTACCAAATGCTCTGAACTGAATGGGCAGAATGGGCATGCACGGTGGTCTGCATTTCAAAAGCCAGTGTGCATCTTCACCCTTTCTGTGCTTCACGTGGTGCAGGGATTGGGTCCTGGTTGCTACGACACCTATGACGCCGACATTGACTGTCAGTGGATTGACATCACAGATGTGCCTCCTGGTAATTACATCCTCAAGGTAACATTAAATAACTTCTGCATtagatatttatttgtgtgacgtttttatttttttatttgggggactggaaaaaaaacacagaaataggTAGATCAAACCTATGTACAGAAAGaattttaaacaatataaaatgtaaagaatttAACATCAGATGCCTAGATCCCATACTATGGTATACAATGTTTATCTACAACCTGCTAGACATACAGTTAAACTAAAGCAAAGGAGTTTGAACAGTGGGTTTGTGCTTTGGTCCAGTATAGGTGCATTCATATTGCATCATGACGAGATTtagttaaccctttaaggtgtaagatcacaaacatgtgactagaatgttcttcactgaacattgtaatgctgatgtaacaatcagtactgttatttgaaagcaattgagttctagaaccctcagtattttgaaaaaatattctaaaaacctactcttcaaagggttaagcacTGTCCCACTGCGGTTGGCCAGCAGCCTTAGAATTCTGTTATTTTCCTATGCCTGACAGTTGAAGCTACATTATGTGAGACTGGATTTGGATGAGAGACCTCCCAGTAAAGGCAGATCATGGATTCTTTAAATTCACCAGATACTCAATTCCTGCATTCCTTCAATCCTATTTGCATCTTAACAGGAGGTTCCATAGGACATCAGACGTTCCTTGTGTGTATAGAATCTTTGAGTAGGCTGGTTGTCTAGCTGATGTTGGATAGGCTAGTAGGAGTCTGTCCTCTGTACGGCCCAAGAATTTGGTGTCCCAGAGCAGTGATGGGGAATCTTTGAGGTTGGAGACATTGTCTTTCAGGGAAGTGGTAAAAAGAACTCTTGCACAGCTATTTATGATGGTTAAATGTAAATTCATGATCCTTCACTCAGCCAGCTTAGCTATTATTGCACTGTTTTCAAATACAGAATGAGACCGCTTCATTTAATTGGAGCATAGTGAATGGACCAATTGCATTTGATTGGATTCTGTTTTCAACTTGCAGGTTATAGTGAACCCAACTTACCAAGTACAAGAATCTGATTTTTCCAACAACGCTGTGTGGTGTGACATCACATACACTGGATCTTTTGTCCAAGCGCAGAACTGCCAGATAAGGGGGTAAGCAAACTATTACACCAAGCATGAAATGCtttcccattattattattattattattattattattattattaacaattattattattgttgttattgttattattattgttattagtattattattattattattattattattattattaacaattattattattgttattgttattattatggttattagtattattatattattattattattattattattattattaacaattattagtattgttgttattgttattattattgttattagtattattattaacaattattattattgttgttattgttattattattgttgttgttttattattattattattattattatacaattattattattgttgttattattatattattgttattattattattattattattattattattattattattaataataataataataataataataataataataataataacattattaaaatgttattatgaAACTTCATGTGAAATATTCTATATTCTCCTTTATTTACTTTGCTTTTgattttgtattgtgttttcaCAGCATCTAATCTACCCAATGTGCTAATAAGGCCATCAGAAGTGAGTTTCTGCTCAAAAAAATAGAACTTTATGCCATCAAAGTTTTTACCTTGATGGAAACTAACTGAGACTAACttgggatatttttttttaccatacagacttaaatatatttcccatacaaataaatatttctgcacTTTTCAAACATAACTGAAATTCAAAGTAAGAAAGGAAAAGATGAGTGCACCAATATGTGATTATATATTCAATTGTATagctttttaatttaaaagtgtGTAATATTTTAACTCTGTTTAATTAACtcctcaaaaacagaaaacattcatTCTTAAGTTATTTTTGATGTACTGAAGGTGTTTTAATGAAGGAATTCATGTATGATagtatttttattctgaaatgaacCACCCATTGACAATAAAGAACCAAGTTCAAATAAATCCCTCAAAGTCATTTTATGTGCACTCTGAATACCATTTCCATGTTTAAATATTAGCCTTTTATGTACCAAATAttaatatgtatgcatgtatgtatgtttgtgtggtttttccCCACAAAATTTAATGGAATCATGCTGCTTAAGCACATGAACTTGAATACTTGCTGTAAAACAGTTTTGTTCCTAGTGGGTGAATTTATTTAGagcttttttatttagtttgttttgtatGAAATAACTGTTCTCTGTAAAGTCAGTatggttgttttatttgtgtatgtcCAAAAAAACAGTGActgaaatttaatgaaaataaataaatgaaaataaatgaaaaactgtgTCTGAGCATTCAGTCAATTGTCACAGTGAGTCACTCATCTTGAATTAATACATTATCTTTACCATATGCATTGTTGTGtgcaaaaagtgaaaatgcacACGTAGACATTTATTCTAGTTAGCAAATTATTCTCTACAGATACCTATTCATTTAGACAGATGGACAGGTAGATGGATAAATGGATAGATAGTCTAGGAATTCCAGACCAATATTTACCCAAAGTCACAATGTCAGCCAAGACCATGCCTTAAATGGTTTATTTGAAATGGCATCTTGTGAAttatacaaatgcaacattaccAGAGATTTACCCTGATTAAGAGCCTGGTACTATTTTACGATCTTTACTGACTATATTCAGAGTACAGGAAAATGCACTAGACTTGGTGAATGTACTGTGAAGGAAAACTAGGGTAGAACATTGCcccttttgatatttttgtccTTTTAAACATGCCACAGAGGCAAGAGGAAAAGGCTTTTTGTTTGAGCAGCTGTGCAAAGGACAGACAGATCCAGTATCCAGCAGGGACACAGAATGTGATCATCACTGCTGCCAAAAACTACAAGACCCCAAAATCCAGGACAAACCTCATCACTTAGTTTTAAGTACATTGTACATTACAGGTGACTGCAGTGAAAAGCATCTCTGGACAAAGTCATTCAGTATTGGATATTTCTGTTGACATGCCTATTACCTATAGCACAAAAGCTCTTACAAGCCAAGCAAAactgacagaaataaaacaagctgTGGGAATTCAACACTGATAGGTCATGAATCATTTACAGTCACTGAGAGAAAGCTGCTAACCTTGAGATTTGCCAATAAAAACCTGTGTACTCATCTTAGGTGAGCCCTATTACCTTCAGTAAAGATGGAAGGGGAATGGGAGGGTGGTTCAGCAACTAGGTTCTCCAGCCATAACAGTCCATATGGCAGACCTGGGAGTGTGGGGTACTTCCACAAGCAGCAGGTATACCTGCTAAAAGTACAAAGagcacaaatgtattatttttcccCTGAATATTATGTGCTACTTACAGAATAGACTCACATATATGGTCAATTATtataaatggtttaaatggtGATTTctttgtacattacattaatttaacagtcttatccagagcaacttagaATGTAGTTGAAAGTAACTTCCAAAAAACTCCcccaaaaaactacattttcctGGGTCATTGTGAAAGGTCGGCATTGATgcaaaattttgtttaaaaactattaaacaaagacaggaaattaaaaaaaaaagattcacacCACTTAACAAACATGATTGCCAATGTCTAGACATCTTCATGTTAACAGATGGTGTGCAAAAAGTGTGAATAACATGGCATAAAAGTTTTATTACAacagattgtatatttattcatctGTGTAATCGTTTAGAGAGTCAGCTACCATTATTTCGCAAATAGAACATAATTCTATCATCAGGATTCTATTTCAGTTTGTGGCAACACATAGCCATTGCTGAGAAACTGAAAATCTAATTTCACAAGTTTGAGAGACAGGCCTGAAAAAGATTTGCTTCAGCAAGTTACATCATAAACTGCCAGCCCCCAAATATTACTGCATGGCCAAAACCACGCTTTTCACCTAAATACCACCCTGGGTGGTTTTTATCTGTCAGCataggaaaaaaacattctttgcGCCATTTCTAAAATGCTAATGCTCCATAAACCACAAAGCAGGCTCCTGCAGTAAACTTCATAAGTATGATGGTTAAAGAACAAATTGTGCACAcaattttgtaaaaagaaaattaaataaaaatacatattgtacaaatcacaacatattttatattataataacATATTTTCGAAAATATTTTTACCCTGGTTTTCTTTATATCCACAACTTGGAATGCTCGATCGTAAATACATAAGATTGTTGCAGCATCTTATTCCGTTTTGGCAGGTACAGACCTGCATTTGGAACCTTTGGAAGTTTGTCTAGCCAGCAAtcctttcctttcatttctgcagCGCAACCTCTGGCCTGCAGGGTCACAGCACATGATGGACCACACATCAGCTGGAACAGGCAGACTACAGGTGCTCCATCAACCGGAGGACTTGCTGGGGAGAGGAAATATCCTGCCAATAAGCCTTCAATCCCAGGGCAGCACAAAATGGCAGTTATGCTGTCCTCTCTCAGCTCTAACTGGCACTGATATGCTCAAGATAAGATTGTTGACTGAAGCTCATCATAGTGACATAATTAAGTGCTTTAGCTGAATACACAACCAGAGACACCAATATTTATATGCACATCTTAATCTTAGTGAATATACATTCTATTTCAGTCTCACTGAAGGCTATCATAGGTTATCTTCCAATGCACACTGAGGACTTCCCCATTCAGACTACATTTTAGCTTCCTTTACCCAAAGCCTCAACATCAACACTTTTAAGACCAAAAGGTCTGATTCTTGATTGGGCAGTTGGTTATGCCAACAGCATAGTTCTAACCATTTTTTGttcaccattttaaaagtaCTGCTGTCCTTTTCTGTAGTTACTATAGTTCCTactgcacctgcacacatatAATCATCCCTGAAATTAGCCTCTGccaaattaatattatattatattatattatccatccattatctatacccgcttatcctgagcagggtcgcggggggtgctggagccgatcccagcatgcattgggcaagaggcaggaacacaccctggacaggctgccaatctaccgcagggcacacacacaattacctatgggcaatttagagtctccaattaccctacctgcatgtctttggactgtggaaaccggagtacccggaggaaacccacgcggacacagggagaacatgcaaactccacacagaaaggccccaagccgagattcgaacccacaaccttcttgctgtgaggcgacagtgctacccactgcattatattatattatatgacaTCATGTTCTTTTTCATGTGAGTGTGCTAAATGGGTTAACAGAGAGGTATACTGCATAAGTC
This is a stretch of genomic DNA from Anguilla rostrata isolate EN2019 chromosome 4, ASM1855537v3, whole genome shotgun sequence. It encodes these proteins:
- the loxl5a gene encoding lysyl oxidase-like 5a; this encodes MARFIVLHIFLLKCLIILVISQSQFQGLVKPWKHRIQWEYNGQVYSLLSTDTEYQAPIQAKRDTQFYLSTKREINRHSLSASTGRSSGGREMYLKTEFLKHDLNQNHGNIQQTNHHSKTNVHRPEVGRNIPAAFRTSGARNLLSGSSHRKQVAGSPGARSASVGARSGANSTPSLTISEPTGNGVPRGGGNHARNYNVFAVSRRAHASPERSTEFPRGLDGRGGSTTAESKNPVDEGTREPINPLRLETSDGAAQVNDHKTLVGYDSNYARSPHVLSENSNDVGRESIMPESGKTADPSDMVGDDPRYPFINNGNTILYNAYRPRGRTRAPTRRPQGSGYGTRYFLNGLPDLIPDPYYIQASTYIQRVQMYALRCAAEENCLARSAYRRSVRDIDFRMLLRFPQRVKNQGTADFLPLKPRHQWEWHSCHQHYHSMDAFSTYDLLDVSTGRKVAEGHKASFCLEDTTCDPGFQRRYACTAHTQGLGPGCYDTYDADIDCQWIDITDVPPGNYILKVIVNPTYQVQESDFSNNAVWCDITYTGSFVQAQNCQIRGI